CCAAAGTTGGCAGAGATACCATGTTCTTTTCCTGTTTTATCTTTCTGGAcattttcttctctcctcccacccccccGCCCAAGGGCAAGAGGTCTAAAATGACCTCTCAAAGAAGGCCTTTGAAATTAAGCTACCCACCCCTGGTTTAAAGTTACATATGAGTCAGATGGATGTCAGTTGTTCTGACTGACTGCCCCATGGGTGGGATAAGACGCATTCTCGTTTCCTTGCGGAAAGATTGCATGTATGACACGTTTTCTGTTCTGCTCTGTTCTTTCCTTTATATCCCAAATAAATCCTAGATCAGAATGCAAGCTCAAGGAAGCCTCATTGAAGGTGGAATGATTGGCAACTTCATGAATATTTATCACAACGAAGGCACTAGAGGCTTGTGGAAGGCAAGTTATTAAatacctttcagaaatgtgcccgtaGTTCTTCTGTTGCAGCTGGGAAAGTCCAGGGGACAGGCGCTTCAGAGGCACTCCTTTTGGATCAGGCAGAAATGTGTTTTTGAATGTAAAGTTGAAATTAATAATATCACACCTATCATGgttatagatatataaaaatatttcttgattTGTGGATTCATTGGAGTTTTCTCACTGAAAGTGTCTAATGCTGTAAAGAGCTCCACCCACTTACTGTACAATCCATGATATGACCTGGAAATTAATAAAAACACACTAAACCTGTAAGAACCTGTAACAGGAAAATTGGGTGGGCGGGGAGTTTCAGGTTTTTGATTTTGCTACAATTGACAGGTTctggttaggattttctgttgGGGGAATAAAAATAATTCCGATTCTCTCAGGATGAGTGGCATCTTGTCTGCTCagcagagtcgctgggagtcgggcggcatataaatttaatacattatttttatctatttatttatcagaaaTGTTTGGCTGAAGAATAGCTCCAACATAGGAAAAGGTGGAGAGGGAGTTTGCTGATTCAGTCCCAGACAGCCCACCTCTAAAAATTGGAGCTAAAAAAAGAACCAAATGCCCTcgtcagcatttttcaaactatGTTCTGCAGGAGCCCAGAGTTTTAAGAGGATGGGATGGGGTTGTGTGAGAactaaagaggaaaaaaggggagCTCtgggaatgtttttaaaataattagtaggtcccatggcctgaaaaagtttgaaaatccctaCTCGAAGCAAAATGTTCCTTGAGCTTCCAAGTTGGGGAGAAACTGGTTATGGGTGCTTCCTCATCAGGGTAGGACCATTTTTACTGTGTTGAATTCCATCCTTGATCATACAGGAATCCCAAAGAGAGAGCAACCCTCCAGATTTtcaaaaaagctttttttaaaaacattaaaaaaaaagatcgaTTTATAAAACTTCTATCCCATATTTTCAGAATTAaggactaatttatttattttatttttagcccgcctttattatttttataagtgactcaaggcggcgaactatacgccttcctcctcctgttttccccacaacaacaaccctgtgaggtgagttgggcagagcgagaggggctggcccaaggtcacccagccagctttcatgcctaaggtggggctagaacactcagtctcctggtttctagcccagcaccttaaccactatcccagagtagagtagttcaataaaggacttaatatcaaaaataaaaagtgtaaATCATTTGTTAAAGAACACATGGCTTTATTTTACAATACGGTTCTCCTCTTTTTTCTCACAGGGAGTCTCTCTTACCGCTCAAAGAGCCGCTGTGGTCGTTGGTGTCGAGCTGCCAGTCTATGATCTTGCCAAAAAGCATATAATTCTCAGTGGGTTCATGGGAGACACAGTGTATACTCACTTTCTGTAAGTCCTGAAAGAAAGGTGCAAGCACAGAATGAATCGACAGACTTGCCCAAAGGGTTTCCAAGTTGAATCAATCTGCATGATTTTAACCAGAGAAGGGAAACATTCCGACCTCTTCCACTCATACTTTGGGAAAACAGAACAAGCCATACTTGCTGTTCTGTTTTCTCATTCCCTGGGAAGGAAAGGGTCATGGTGGATAACACTCCTCTGAATTTCTGTTAGAGCAAGTTTCACATGCGGCTGGGTTGGAGCTCTGGCATCCAACCCCATCGATGTTGTGAGAACGCGGATGATGAATCAGAAGACTTTACGAACTGGACCCCAGCATGGCTACAAGGGGACTCTAGACTGCTTGCTTCAGGTCAGTAGACTCCCTTTAGTAAGAACACAGTTAGATCAAATACACTTTCCTGAGCAAGATTTGGAGTGTTCTGGGTTGCAGAGCATGGAGACCATTTGGACTGTGATTGTAATCATGATTTGGTTCAACCACCACCAGTCCCAACCTTCACAGGCAAAAGATGTTAAGAGTACGTGACCTGTATATGGGGAGGtgtggtccaaaacatctggataaCATCTGTTGGTTAATTATGAACTGACCTTTAGACTCGCTTTGCCTTCATTCTTGGTGCACGTAAGGAGAGGAGAAGcttcctgcttcttttttaaagcaaagtgcAGTTTTCCATCAGGAAGAAGCCTCTTGCTTGAACTCCTGAGGCTTAAGCTGTGTAGGGAAGAGGTTTCTCTCTTGCACACAAGGAGGCTAAAAGTGCATGTGGGTGGGAGACATACTCAGGCCCAAGAGCTAATCCATCCACAGCCCCTCTCCCTTGGGTCTAATAATGGACTGGGAGGGGTGGGGGAACAAATCACCAGCCCTTCTCTTTCCCAGTATTGTAATCTGTTTCCCAGGTTCAATCAACTTCAGGCTGCCTCAAGAAGTTCTTCCCAAAGAACAATTCTTAGAGTAACTTTTAGCCGGAGATCCTTAAGAGCACCTTCTTATGGAGCCAGTTTGTAGACACACCGGCCAGGGGGCTTGAAGGGAGGCTCTTACCCCTAGTGGCAAGGCCCACCATCCAGTCTTCATTCATCCTTGGTGTGTGTTACGGGATGGGCTATGTTTCTGTTTGCAGATAGGGAGAGAGATTGCATCGCCTCTGTTGAGCGTGGGTTACAGAATATTCAgaaattcacatttatttttcatagaCCTGGAGGAACGAAGGTTTTTTTGCATTGTACAAAGGATTCTGGCCAAACTGGTTGAGACTTGGTCCTTGGAATATTATTGTATCCTTTTCCCATAAATCTTCAAATGTctacataaaatgtaaaattctcttttttaaaaaaaaagtgagtaTGACAAATGAACGTAGTACTTACTTAGTTTCTCTGTCTTAAAATCTTTCTGTCTAGTTACCAATTTATTGCAGGGCGCTTACAATTTCAAATGTCATTTAGTCGACAGTAAGAATCCTGCACTGGTACATAATCCCATGGAAGCAGATGCTTTCTGGATATTCATTCACTCAAGGCTGGTTCCTTTTCTTCACTGATAATAGTGGGACCATAATAGCAGgtgtatgtaatttttatttacaaagtTATTTAATTTCTTGCtaatttgtatcatttttgttgtttggtGTAGAGATTGAAAATACTTTGTTTCACTTGCTTTTTATCCTATAAGAGAGCATTCTGTAACAAGTGTGACGTATTTGATACTTTTTAAGACAGATTGCTCTGACTTCCTTATTTTGAATTACACTAGTGAGTGACTGATGTTGAAAATTGTCTGTTTCAAGATCTTGTGACTCAAACACATTTTCCATGCCACAAGAACATAGGAATCTCTATGGATGTAGTTGTTTTCTTCATTAAAACGTAATTGTTAAGTGAGGCTTCATAAGATACTGGAATGGGAACTCTGTTAAGAAATTTGGATATACAaaattttgagggtttttttttctatctattctattcTTAGTCCCCTTAAGTGATGTCACAATAGTTAAACCAAATCAAAACACCTTTAAAACCATGCTAAATTTTAAATGTTATAGAATAATAGCAGGCAATAAAGCTTATTGATTAGACGTAATAACAAGAAGATAGTAATGATAAAGTTCAAAATTTTATCACCGGTAAAGTACAAGTTGGTGGCTTGTAAAATGGGGACTGGAGGTCCAAATTCAAGATTCTTATatggttttattcatttattttatttctatggcctcccatctcaacaagtgactctgggcggcatgtATGTATATGATATATACATGTCAGAGCAAGCAAATATTCATCCATGCCTTTTTAGTACAGTCTTAACCTCCAGTTGTAAAAGTCTggatggaattttaaaaaggacTTAGAATGCAATAGACAGGGGAATTATTACTTGcataaaaaggaagcaaaattctATCTAAAGATAATTAACAAAGCTACCTGTTTCAGACACTACAAGAAGGATGAGCAGATTTGCTGTAAAAACAAGATGAAAGGGAACTAGATATAATTAAAGAGCCTTTTTCATTTAGGAGTAAGACTCAACACTGCCTTTTTTCCTTAATTAAGGCACTAGTTCTTTGTAACTTACGAACAGCTGAAGAACTTGGACTTCTGACATTCTGAAAATTGAAGATGTTGAGTCATCTGCTGGTGAACCTAACCCTCAAGTGTTCTTTCAGGGATTATTCAACTAAAGATTGCAGAATTGATGAAAGCAAGTTGTTGGTGCAAGAATGTTAAATCTTAAAAGTTCTCAAGTATTACAGAACAGG
The Candoia aspera isolate rCanAsp1 chromosome 5, rCanAsp1.hap2, whole genome shotgun sequence genome window above contains:
- the SLC25A30 gene encoding kidney mitochondrial carrier protein 1, with the translated sequence MAALNWKPFVYGGLASVTAECGTFPIDLTKTRLQVQGQKNDVKHKEIRYRGMLHALVKIFREEGLKALYSGIAPAMLRQASYGTIKIGAYQTLKRIFIERPEDETLAVNVLCGVLSGVISSSIANPTDVLKIRMQAQGSLIEGGMIGNFMNIYHNEGTRGLWKAISLTAQRAAVVVGVELPVYDLAKKHIILSGFMGDTVYTHFLASFTCGWVGALASNPIDVVRTRMMNQKTLRTGPQHGYKGTLDCLLQTWRNEGFFALYKGFWPNWLRLGPWNIIFFVTYEQLKNLDF